A segment of the Vespula pensylvanica isolate Volc-1 chromosome 9, ASM1446617v1, whole genome shotgun sequence genome:
CGAATCTGTAACTCGCAAAACACATGTCATTTTTGGCagtaatatctataatacatattaacaAAACATGCTTTCGTATCAACCTTATTAGCCAATTTTTGtccttgttctctctttatgGCACTAAGTCCTTGTTCAGCTAAGGCAGTTAAAGTTTCACGATCATCTCGTAAATCTATTTTAGTTCCAACAAGTATCATCGGTGCATCTGGGCAGTGGTGTTTTATTTCTGGATACCATTTACTAGTAACATTTTCAAAAGACGAAGGACTTGTTACAGAAAAACATATAAGAAACACATCGGTCTGTGGATAAGAAAGAGGCCGAAGTCTGTCGTAGTCTTCTTGGCCTGCTGTGTCCCAAAGTCCTAAGCTTACAGGAATTCCATCCACGACCATGGGTGCTGAATAGTTATCAAAcctatataaacaaaattaaaatgaaattgtaattCCATTGAAATAAACTTAATAATTTACTTAAGTTATATCTTTAGTTATAGTATCTTccaaattaaatagaaatgacgttttatatttatatatattattgcacCCTGTATAGTAATATTTCCCATAGCGGATATAAAacttaaaagaaagatatttttatatatcctaacaagatgttttataaaaagacaatataaaataaatggttTCCTGTATGCAGTAGTAGGGTGCTCTTATTACCACTGCACTACTATTATTAGCCATACCAGTTCATCGttctaaagaagaaatatgtagggaaaaaatagaaagatgatttccaaatggaagaaagaaataaaaataaaatcagtatatagataaatatactttagatcaattattacatagaaatataatattatatttcacttACACAGTTGGTACATATTCTCCAGGAAAACTGTCTGTAGTATATGATATTAACATACATGTTTTTCCAACTGTTCCATCTCCTACTACAACGCATTTGATAGGTCTACCAGAGCTCATGATTCTGATTCTGAAGTGATAAACacaaagtattaataatatagtaatcatgtgtgtgtatgtatatatatatatatgtgtgtgtgtgtcaacTTTGAAacatatgaaagaaaaatttatctgTAATAcaatagaaacaaataaaaaaaaaaaaaaatgtaatttaaaaaaaaaaaaaaagaaaaaaaaacaaaagaaaaagaacaagttgtaaataattcaatacaaATTAATAGTTCCAATCATTCTTACGAACtctatcgatttttcaaattatttataaaaaaaaaaattaaagtaatccgcgtagaacg
Coding sequences within it:
- the LOC122631983 gene encoding ras-related C3 botulinum toxin substrate 1, translated to MSSGRPIKCVVVGDGTVGKTCMLISYTTDSFPGEYVPTVFDNYSAPMVVDGIPVSLGLWDTAGQEDYDRLRPLSYPQTDVFLICFSVTSPSSFENVTSKWYPEIKHHCPDAPMILVGTKIDLRDDRETLTALAEQGLSAIKREQGQKLANKIRAVKYMECSALTQRGLKQVFDEAVRAVLRPEPQKRRQRRCIML